From one Mya arenaria isolate MELC-2E11 chromosome 4, ASM2691426v1 genomic stretch:
- the LOC128231024 gene encoding uncharacterized protein LOC128231024 has product MSSVISKSKGDRNACVISRRQQVLVRSFSSQCDTESTGYISSSSFESSGEEKRLIPNDDKAFRVWNQWSRELDANSGPKSSTPKQGSEGITMRRRVNISTDAGKSMLAIKKVFNSDSKRSNSSSNQISDDSFWGMGSLRVQKSSSEGDIYRRIITCDNSLKHKPLPLHEAETVLTSYKHVSHSHGWRRRPFITQSTSQEDLRAAPTANRPTSDRTSYNALPRYRVTVPASQPFCYASATEKRASHLGKSCADFVDSGTSVDDSMTEFLSNVNKENLAGFLEFYDHVTSEPAI; this is encoded by the exons atgtCCTCTGTCATCTCTAAAAGCAAG GGAGATCGGAACGCTTGCGTCATCTCCCGCCGCCAACAAGTGCTCGTCCGGTCCTTCTCGAGCCAGTGCGACACGGAGTCTACCGGCTACATCTCTTCTTCATCTTTCGAGTCATCCGGGGAAGAGAAGCGTTTGATTCCGAATGATGACAAAGCGTTCCGAGTGTGGAACCAGTGGAGCCGTGAGCTTGACGCCAACTCAGGGCCAAAGAGTTCCACCCCAAAGCAGGGCAGTGAGGGGATCACTATGAGAAGGCGGGTTAACATCTCAACAGATGCCGGAAAATCCATGCTAGCAATAAAGAAAGTCTTCAACTCCGACTCTAAAAGGAGTAATTCTAGTTCTAATCAAATCAGTGACGATTCATTCTGGGGAATGGGATCACTGCGTGTTCAGAAGAGTAGTTCAGAAGGCGATATATACAGGCGAATAATCACATGTGACAATTCTTTGAAACACAAGCCACTCCCCTTGCACGAAGCTGAGACTGTACTAACttcttataaacatgtttcacATTCGCATGGGTGGAGGCGGCGTCCGTTTATCACCCAGTCTACATCACAGGAGGACCTGAGGGCCGCCCCAACCGCCAACCGACCCACCTCGGACCGTACGAGCTATAATGCCTTGCCGCGGTACCGAGTGACGGTCCCGGCCTCTCAACCATTTTGCTATGCAAGTGCTACCGAAAAACGTGCCTCTCATCTTGGAAAATCATGTGCTGACTTTGTGGATTCGGGGACTTCGGTTGACGACTCAATGACGGAATTTCTCTCAAATGTGAACAAGGAGAACCTTGCGGGCTTTCTGGAATTCTATGACCACGTCACCAGCGAACCCGCCATCTAG
- the LOC128229729 gene encoding uncharacterized protein LOC128229729 isoform X1 encodes MRIYNQTCARMSSSERRQGRVFCVTGVSAEMGTFAAPPSSIKCSSGSLSSQCDTESNTSGYISSSSFESSGEEKLLIPNEDKVFRVWNQWSLELDANPGPKSSTPKQASEGITMRRRVNISTEAGKSMLAIKKVFSSDSKRSDSSSNQISSDDSFWGIRTPRVQKSSSEGDIHKGKITCDNSWKRKPLPLHDAGMEIQTSSYKGGPHSQEWRRRPFVTQSTSQEDLRAASTTNRPTSDRTSYSALPRYRVTVPASQPFCYASATNKLASHLSKSCADFVDTGVSVDDSMTEFFSNVNKENLAGFLDFYDRVTSGPAYERARRNPNNYEAVLF; translated from the exons atGAGGATATATAACCAG ACTTGCGCAAGAATGTCGAGCAGTGAAAGAAGACAGGGTCGGGTGTTTTGCGTGACAGGGGTCAGTGCGGAGATGGGAACGTTCGCGGCACCCCCCTCCTCTATCAAGTGCTCGTCCGGGTCCCTCTCAAGCCAGTGCGACACAGAGTCAAACACTTCCGGCTACATCTCTTCTTCATCGTTCGAGTCATCTGGGGAAGAGAAGCTTTTGATTCCGAATGAGGACAAGGTGTTCCGGGTGTGGAACCAGTGGAGCCTTGAGCTTGACGCCAACCCAGGGCCAAAGAGTTCCACCCCAAAACAAGCCAGCGAGGGGATCACTATGAGAAGGCGGGTTAACATCTCAACGGAGGCAGGGAAATCAATGCTGGCAATTAAGAAAGTCTTCAGCTCAGACTCTAAAAGGAGTGATTCAAGTTCTAATCAAATAAGCAGTGACGATTCATTCTGGGGAATTAGAACACCGCGTGTTCAGAAAAGTAGTTCTGAAGGCGATATTCACAAGGGTAAAATTACATGTGACAATTCTTGGAAACGCAAGCCACTTCCACTGCACGATGCTGGGATGGAAATACAAACATCATCTTACAAGGGTGGACCACATTCCCAGGAGTGGAGGCGGCGTCCGTTCGTCACCCAGTCAACATCACAGGAGGACCTGAGGGCCGCCTCCACCACCAACCGACCCACCTCGGACCGTACGAGCTATAGTGCCTTGCCGCGGTACCGAGTGACGGTCCCGGCCTCTCAACCATTTTGCTATGCAAGTGCTACCAACAAACTTGCCTCTCATCTTAGTAAATCATGTGCTGACTTTGTGGACACGGGGGTGTCGGTTGACGACTCAATGACGGAATTCTTCTCCAATGTGAACAAGGAGAACCTTGCGGGCTTTCTGGATTTCTACGACCGAGTCACCAGCGGTCCCGCCTATGAGCGGGCAAGGAGGAATCCAAACAACTACGAagcagttttattttga
- the LOC128229729 gene encoding uncharacterized protein LOC128229729 isoform X2 — protein sequence MSSSERRQGRVFCVTGVSAEMGTFAAPPSSIKCSSGSLSSQCDTESNTSGYISSSSFESSGEEKLLIPNEDKVFRVWNQWSLELDANPGPKSSTPKQASEGITMRRRVNISTEAGKSMLAIKKVFSSDSKRSDSSSNQISSDDSFWGIRTPRVQKSSSEGDIHKGKITCDNSWKRKPLPLHDAGMEIQTSSYKGGPHSQEWRRRPFVTQSTSQEDLRAASTTNRPTSDRTSYSALPRYRVTVPASQPFCYASATNKLASHLSKSCADFVDTGVSVDDSMTEFFSNVNKENLAGFLDFYDRVTSGPAYERARRNPNNYEAVLF from the coding sequence ATGTCGAGCAGTGAAAGAAGACAGGGTCGGGTGTTTTGCGTGACAGGGGTCAGTGCGGAGATGGGAACGTTCGCGGCACCCCCCTCCTCTATCAAGTGCTCGTCCGGGTCCCTCTCAAGCCAGTGCGACACAGAGTCAAACACTTCCGGCTACATCTCTTCTTCATCGTTCGAGTCATCTGGGGAAGAGAAGCTTTTGATTCCGAATGAGGACAAGGTGTTCCGGGTGTGGAACCAGTGGAGCCTTGAGCTTGACGCCAACCCAGGGCCAAAGAGTTCCACCCCAAAACAAGCCAGCGAGGGGATCACTATGAGAAGGCGGGTTAACATCTCAACGGAGGCAGGGAAATCAATGCTGGCAATTAAGAAAGTCTTCAGCTCAGACTCTAAAAGGAGTGATTCAAGTTCTAATCAAATAAGCAGTGACGATTCATTCTGGGGAATTAGAACACCGCGTGTTCAGAAAAGTAGTTCTGAAGGCGATATTCACAAGGGTAAAATTACATGTGACAATTCTTGGAAACGCAAGCCACTTCCACTGCACGATGCTGGGATGGAAATACAAACATCATCTTACAAGGGTGGACCACATTCCCAGGAGTGGAGGCGGCGTCCGTTCGTCACCCAGTCAACATCACAGGAGGACCTGAGGGCCGCCTCCACCACCAACCGACCCACCTCGGACCGTACGAGCTATAGTGCCTTGCCGCGGTACCGAGTGACGGTCCCGGCCTCTCAACCATTTTGCTATGCAAGTGCTACCAACAAACTTGCCTCTCATCTTAGTAAATCATGTGCTGACTTTGTGGACACGGGGGTGTCGGTTGACGACTCAATGACGGAATTCTTCTCCAATGTGAACAAGGAGAACCTTGCGGGCTTTCTGGATTTCTACGACCGAGTCACCAGCGGTCCCGCCTATGAGCGGGCAAGGAGGAATCCAAACAACTACGAagcagttttattttga